AGTTGAAGGTAACCATCTTGAACCCTGCTATCGGCACTGCTAACAGGCAACTGGGGACTGCTTCTATCTCATCGACTTGGAGGACTTTGCTtctaaaatttttcatttttgttTTTCAATGTACGCCTCATCGCTGGGCCAACTGTCAACGTCAAGACTCTGAATAACTCTGCAAGATGCAGATAGGTCTTTATCTTTCCCATCGTAACCCTGCTAATTTGACGTCTTGTTCTAGTAGAAAGCTCTTTAACTCAAACTCTCTGAGGGATTCTAGCAATTGACCACAAGTACGCTGAGCGTCGCATGTTTGAGCCAGGCAGTGTCTCACAACGGTCTCCTGATTCAAGTCTACCATTCACCTTCTCCAAGGAGGGCTAGCGGCACCGACTCCGTGCCTGAACGCATCCCTCGACAACGTTCGTCACAAACCGTATCCTTTCCCTCTCAGTGTATGGGGCAACTACGGGAATCCATTCTAATCGGTCTCAGGAAGTAGAACGCCATTACAGATCTACTTTAGAGGTATCTATGAGGTCGTGGATGTTCCCTTATATAGTGTTGACATGTCCGGGTAACTTTCGATATAGGGGCACGCCAATTAATCCACAGTTCCAACCATAGACTAGAAGAATGAACGCTTATATTGGTACTGGTAAAGGGCCAATCGGTCGCTAGAGTCCACCAGCTTGCTCAGTTGCAGTACTATAACATTACTGCTCGATAGACCAGCACAAATACCCCGGCACAATGGCATTGGAACCCATAGATTGCACTAGCCACTCGAGAGAAATCGAACAGGCATACCTGAAAGTGGTGAGAGGTGTTGACGCTGATACAACCTGGCTGATTATTTCACCAAACGAGAAAAAGGAATACACGCCAGCTTTTGTAGGGTCTGCTTTTAGCGAATTCTTGGAGACTTTTGATGATGCTAAGGTTCAGTTCGGACTGGCTCGTGTGTCTCCGCCAGGGTCTGATGTGGAGAAGCTTATCTTAATTGGTTGGTGCCCTGATTCTGCTCCAATGAAGACCAGAGCTTCTTTTGCCGCCAATTTCGGCACAGTGGCCAACCAAGTGCTGAAGGGCTACCATGTCCAGGTTACCGCTAGAGATGAGGACGACCTGGAcgagaaagaactgctgCAAAAGATCAGTAATGCTGCGGGAGCCCGTTACTCCATTCAGATGAACGCTGACAAGCCAAAAGTCACAAGACAGCCGAAGATTTCGTCTCCACCTCCGGCCAAAGAATCTCCTAAGCCAATCAGCCAGTCTCAAACGAAACCTTCCGCAGCATCTCCTGTTCCAGTTAGAGGTTCTGATCTTGAAACAGACGAGTGGAACGAGCCTGAGGTGGAGGAACGTGACTTGAACAAGAACCCATTGCAAGCAAGCCAGTCGACGTACAAGCCGATTGGCAGAGTAGATTTGAAGCAAGTTATTGCCGAGGAAAACGCCAAGGAAGATCCAAGATTAGTGAGTGCCACGGAGGCCTCCCGCAAAATCGCCCCTGAAGCTGATATCGCACGTCTGAAGCAGGAatcaaaattgaagagGGATAACGAGATTAATAAATTTTTGGGCACTAAGCCTCCTGTTGCTTCATCTCCCGCTCAAAAGAACGATGATATGGTTATCaagggcttcaagaatgaaAAGAGCC
Above is a genomic segment from Torulaspora globosa chromosome 1, complete sequence containing:
- the ABP1 gene encoding Abp1p (ancestral locus Anc_6.366), with amino-acid sequence MALEPIDCTSHSREIEQAYLKVVRGVDADTTWLIISPNEKKEYTPAFVGSAFSEFLETFDDAKVQFGLARVSPPGSDVEKLILIGWCPDSAPMKTRASFAANFGTVANQVLKGYHVQVTARDEDDLDEKELLQKISNAAGARYSIQMNADKPKVTRQPKISSPPPAKESPKPISQSQTKPSAASPVPVRGSDLETDEWNEPEVEERDLNKNPLQASQSTYKPIGRVDLKQVIAEENAKEDPRLVSATEASRKIAPEADIARLKQESKLKRDNEINKFLGTKPPVASSPAQKNDDMVIKGFKNEKSPAQLWAEKKAAASGSSDKAAAALQSEPAEVPDEKLPVEEEEENVHDLKSKFEKLGTLSNEPPIISPRPAASIPSAPVAEKDEPPKFDSKKFGTPLPGMHTETSNEAREESDSDNGDWDDEEPSAPTLPSRNVAQHSTKTEEENQELQTSQESKTFDSEKKSASAEEEPPAPALPARDSGAPAPPPPARRSVQQAKPASPCAIAEYDYEAAEDNELTFSENDKIINIDFVDEDWWLGELEKNGEKGLFPSNYVVLQE